The Pelagovum sp. HNIBRBA483 sequence CTTGCTCGCCCTGCCCTTTGGGATCGCGGCGACCGCGGCGCTGGTGCTTTTTACGGATAAGACTGTTTATCAGTTTTACCGACGCCAGAAGGCCAAGCCGGTGATCCTCGTGATCGTGTCAATGGGTGTGATGTTTGTGCTCAACGGGGTGGTACGCTTCATCATTGGTGTGGACGATCAAAACTTCAATGATGGCGAACGCTTCATTATTACCGCGCGTGAGTTCAAGCAGATGACGGGGCTGAGTGAGGGTTTGGCCTTTAAGACCTCGCAAGGGTTGACCATCGTAACGGCGGTGATCGTTGTGGCGGTGCTGTTTTGGTTCCTCAACAAGACCCGCACCGGCAAATCAATGCGCGCGTTTTCGGATAACGAGGATTTGGCGCTGCTTTCGGGGATCAATCCAGATCGCGTTGTAATGGTGACTTGGCTGATCGTTGCAGCACTGGCGACCGTGGCAGGGACGCTCTACGGGCTTGATAAATCCTTCAAGCCGTTCACCTATCTGCAATTGCTTCTGCCAATTTTTGCTTCGGCCATCGTAGGCGGCTTGGGAAGCCCGCTTGGCGCGATTGCCGGCGGTTTCGTGATCGCGTTTTCGGAAGTGACGATCACATATGCATGGAAAAAGGTGCTGACCTACTGGGCGCCGGAATCGTTGGAGCCTTCGGGCCTGATGCAACTTCTTTCCACCGATTACAAATTTGCGGTGTCATTCGCGATCCTTGTGGTCGTTCTTCTGTTTAAGCCCACAGGCCTGTTCAAGGGGAAATCGGTATGACCAACAACATGCGAACTGTTGCGCTTTTCGCCGGTATGGCGGTTTTGCTGATTGGCACCGGAATGGTGCAAGGCTGGAACACGGCGCTCCTCGTCCTGAACATGGGGCTGATCTCGGCGATCATGTCGCTGGGGGTGAACCTGCAATGGGGTTTTGCGGGGCTGTTTAACGTCGGTGTGATGGGCTTTGTCGCGCTGGGTGGCTTGGCCACTGTGCTGGTCGCAATGGCGCCCGTAGGCGAGGCTTGGGCTGCTGGCGGGTTGCGGGTGCTGGCGGGGCTGGCGCTTGGTGCCGCGACGATTGTCGGCATGGTGCTTATTGCAAAGCGGATGGCCGCGGGGCGGACCCGCACCATCGCGATGATCGCGTGGCTGATTGTGGGCTTTTTCCTCTACCGTGCGGTGTTTGACGGTGGCGTCGGCGCTGTTGAGGCGATTGACCCCGCAGCGACGGGCTATCTCGGCGGGCTGGGGTTGCCAGTACTGCTCGCGTGGCCGGTTGGCGGGGTGCTGGCGGCAGGTGCAGCGTGGATCATTGGCAAAACGGCCTTGGGCCTACGGTCGGATTATCTGGCGATTGCCACGCTGGGGATTGCAGAAATCGTCATTGCCGTCATGAAGAACGAGGACTGGCTGGCGCGTGGCGTGAAAAACGTCATCGGTATACCGCGGCCGGTGCCTTATGAAGTTGACCTCCAGCAAAGCGAGAGCTTTGTCGAGCGTGCAGCCGGATTGGGGATGGACCCGACCTATGCCTCCACGATCTTTGTGAAGCTGTCTTACGGCGTTTTGTTCACCATCGTTCTCGTCATCCTGTTGTGGATGGCGCAATCGGCGCTCCACAGCCCTTGGGGCCGGATGATGCGGGCGATCCGTGACAACGAAACCGCCGCTGAAGCAATGGGCAAGGATGTCACGCGGCGGCATTTACAGATCTTTATTCTGGGGTCCGCTGTCTGTGGTATCGCTGGCGCGATGATGACGACGCTGGACGGGCAGTTGACACCGGGCACCTACCAGCCACTGCGCTTTACCTTCCTGATCTGGGTGATGATGATTGTCGGCGGTTCGGGGAACAACTTTGGCGCGGTGCTGGGCGGTATGTTGATCTGGTGGCTGTGGGTGATGGTGGAGCCGATGGGCCTGAGCTTTATCCAGTTCATCACTTCGGGCATGGCCGAGGATAGCGGCCTGCGGGCGCATCTGCTGGACTCGGCTGCGCATATGCGCCTGATGACGATGGGCTTGATCCTGATTTTGGTTCTGAGATTTTCGCCGCGCGGGTTGATCCCCGAGAAATAAGCATTGCATAAGCACGAAAAAGGGCTGCGAAATAGCTTCGCGGCCCTTACTATTTGGAGGGATTACTCAGCTGTCGAGCTTGCGCAGGCGGGCAAAGAGCGAGGAGGTATCCCATCGGCCACCGCCCATCTTTTGCACTTCTTTGTAGAACTGATCGACAAGCGCTGTGACCGGAAGGCTGGCGCCGTTTTCCTCTGCTGTATCGAGGCAGATGCCCAGATCCTTGCGCATCCAATCAACTGCAAAGCCGTGCTCGAAATGACCGTCAAGCATCGTTTCGTGACGGTTGACCATTTGCCAGCTACCAGCGGCACCACCGCCGATTACCTCGATCACGGCGCGACCATCCAGACCGGCCTTTTCGGCGAAATGCAGCCCCTCAGACAGACCCTGAACGAGGCCCGCGATGCAGATCTGGTTTACCATCTTGGCAAGCTGACCTGAACCGCTCTCACCAAGGCGCTTGCACAGCTTGGCATAGGCATCAATCACCGGCTCGGCGCGGGCATATTCGGCCTCATCGCCACCGCACATGACCACAAGCTGGCCGTTCTCCGCACCCGCTTGGCCACCGGAAACAGGGGCATCAACGAACGCAATCTGCGCATCGGCCGCAGCGGCGAACATTTCGCGGGTGACAGCGGCGGAAACGGTGGTGTGGTCCACGAAGACAGTCCCAGCCGCCATCGCGGAGAATGCGCCATCTGCCCCAGTGCAGACAGAGCGGAGATCATCGTCATTGCCGACGCATGCCATGACAAACTCTGCGTCCTTGGCCGCCTCGGCAGGTGTTTTGCCGAAGTTGCCACCAAATTCGGCAACCCATTTTTCGGCCTTGGAAGTGGTGCGGTTATAAACTGTGACCTCGTGTCCGGCCTTTGCCAAATGACCGGCCATTGGGTAGCCCATCACCCCTAAGCCAAGAAACGCTACTTTCGCCATAACTTCTCCACTCCCTCTTTCCCGTTGATGTTGTTCCAGATAGGTAACGACAAGCAAGGCAGGGTCAATAGCAGACAAGTAGACGCGGGATGGGCACAGTCATCAAATGGCTTTTCAGAGTGACGGCAGGGCTGTTTGGCCTGCTGGTCGTGGCTCTGTGGATCGCCTATCTTTTTGCCGCGCGTTCGTTACCCGATTATGACGAGGATTTCACGGTGCGGGGGATCATGGCCCCTGTCGAGATCGTGCGGGACAATTCCAACGTGCCGCATATCTTTGGGGCGAGCGATCCGGATGTCTATTATGCTTTGGGGTTTGCCCATGCGCAGGACAGGTTCTGGCAGATGACAATGCTGCGGCGCACCGTACAGGGCCGCTTGTCTGAACTGTTCGGGCCGCGCACGCTGGAAATCGACAAACTGTTGCGGCGGCTTGATCTGCACAGTCTGGCGCGGGAATCGGTCGCGGCGCAAGATGACTACACGACCGCCGCGCTGGAGGCCTATGCGGCCGGTGTGAATGCGTGGCTGGAGCAGATCAACAACGGCGCGCGTGGGCGCGGAGCGCCGGAGATGTGGGTGTTCAATCACCCTGTCGCGCCGTGGCAACCCGCGGATTCTATCGCGATCTCGAATCTGATGGCGGTTCAACTATCAGGCAACATCCAAGACGAGGTTTTGCGGGCGCGGCTATCGCTGATGGCGGGCGCGGAGAGCGTACCGGACCTGATGCCCGACGCACCGGGGGACGCGATCACGGCCCTGCCCCGCTATGCGGAACTCGTGCCAAATACGCCGCTCTACACGCCTAACATGCGGATGGCAGAAAACGCGCTGTCACCTGTTTCGACGCGGGAGCTTGCAGGTGCATCGAACGCATTCGCGGCCGCGCCATCGCGCTCAACAACCGGATCGACCCTGCTGGCAAACGATCCGCACTTAGAGCTGACAGCGCCCGCGATCTGGTATCTTGCGCGCCTTGAGCTGCAAAGCGGTGGGGTCATCGGCGCGACGATCCCCGGGATACCTGTGATCCTGAGCGGAAGGAACACGAACCTCGCTTGGGGGGTGACATCGGCCTATCTCGACGATCAGGATGTGTTCATCGAGGAGGTCAATCCGCGTAACCCCGATGAATACCGCACAAGCGAGGGCTGGGCGCCGTTCCGCACGCGGGACAGTATTATTCCGGTTGCTGGTGAGCCTGCGGTCACGATCAAACTGCAATGGACGGAAAACGGGCCGGTTCTACCGCCCGATCAATATGACCTCGGGACGATCCGGCCCCCCGGCCATGTGACGACCGTTGGCTGGACCGTCTTTGACCCTGCAAACACGAACCTGACCGCCGCAATGCGGTTGATGCGGGCCGATAGCGTTGAGGCGGGCATCGCCGCGATGGAGGGTTATACTGCGCCCGCGCAAAACCTGATGCTGGCAGATCGCAACAGCATCGGTTTCAAGCTTGTTGGGCGCATGCCAGCGCGTGACCCGAACCATCAGAGCCTCGGACGCCTGCCCACCTTCGGCTACCTGCCTGAGAACCAGTGGAAAGGCACCCTGCCCTATGCCGCCAATCCCGAGTTCATCGACCCTGATGGCGGCATTTTAGGAAATACCAATAACAAGACGGTTGATCGCCCCTTCCCCGAGCATGTGTCGTTCAATTGGGGAGATACGCAACGGATCAACCGCTGGCGGCGATTGATGCAGGTGCGCGAAGTGCATACGCGCGAAAGCTTTATCGAAGCGCAACTTGATACGGTAAGTTTCACCGCGCGCGCGCTGTTGCCGTTGGTCGGCAAAGATCTGTGGTTCACTGGCGAAGCCGCGCCAGAGGGTACGATCGAACGCAAGCGGCAGATCGCGCTGGAAATGCTCGCTGAATGGAATGGCGAAATGAACGAACACCTGCCGGAGCCGCTGATATACGCGACGTGGATGCGGCATTTGCAGGATCGCTTGATCCGCGACGAGCTAGGCCCGTTGGCGGATGAGTTTACGCATGTCGAGCCGCTGTTTATCGAGCGGGTGTTCCGCGACACCGATGGCGCAGCGCGCTGGTGTGATGTGCTCCAGTCGGCGCCGGAGGAAAGCTGTACCGATCTGGCGCGGATTGCGCTGGATGAGGCGATCATCTGGCTGGACGAACGCTACGGCACCACGCTGGAATCCCTGCGCTGGGGAGATGCGCATGAGGCGACACATGATCACCCTGTACTGGGCGAAGCGCCGCTCCTGAACTGGTTCGTGAATATCCGACAATCGACATCGGGCGGCGACAACACCCTGATGCGCGGCAAAACTGCCGGTGAAGGGCCAGATCCGTATCAGAATGTGCACGCGGCGGCCTATCGCGGTGTTTATGATCTGGCGGACCCTGATAGCTCTGTCTTCGTGATCTCTACAGGACAATCGGGACACCCACTGAGCCGCCATTATGACGATCTGGGTCAGCTTTGGAGGCGGGGCGAATATGTGCCGATGGCGCTTGATCCCGCGTTGGCGCGGGCGGCGGCGGTGGGGATTTCTGTCCTCACGCCGGAAAGTAGCGCCCGCTAGAGGCGCGAAAAGCGGGTTGCCTGTAGGCCGCTCCAGAGCACGTTCAAGCGGTAGCCTTCATCGGTCATTTCTTCGCTTTGCACGACGCCTTGATCATAGAGCCAAGCGCGCTTGCGGCCCTCGTTGAAGCCGAGTGTGAACTCGGCCTCGGTCCGCGCGGGTTTGAGACGCTCGGCAATCGTGGCAACGAGGTCGTCGATCCCTTCGCCCGTCCACGCTGACAGCGCAAGGATGTCATCGCGGCGCGCGGCAACCTCGCGGGTGGCGGCGCGCTCTTCGTCTGGCAACAGGTCGATCTTGTTCCAAATCTCCAACTGCGGCGTTTCGTTTGTTACGCCGAGACTGCCAAGGATGGCGAGCACGTCCTCGGATTGCTCATCGGATTGTTCGTGACTGATATCGCGGACGTGCAGGATGAGATCGGCCTCGAGCACCTCTTCCAGCGTGGCGCGGAAAGCGGCGACAAGCTCTGTTGGAAGATCGGAGATAAAGCCCACGGTATCTGACAGGATGACCTCGCTGCCATCTGGCATTTCCACGCGTCGCATCGTTGGGTCCAATGTGGCGAAGAGCATATCTTTCGCCATCACATCGGCACCCGTCATACGATTGAAAAGCGTGGACTTTCCGGCGTTGGTGTAGCCGACCAGCGCGACAATCGGGAAAGGTACCTTAGCGCGGGATTTGCGGTGCAGTTCGCGGGTTTTGACGACGCGGTCCAGCTGCCGCCGCAGCCTGACAAGTTGTTCGTCAATGGCGCGCCTGTCGGCCTCGATCTGGGTTTCGCCGGGACCACCGACGAAGCCAAGGCCGCCGCGCTGACGTTCGAGGTGGGTCCATGCCCTGACGAGGCGCGTACGCTGATAGCTGAGCGCCGCCATTTCGACCTGAAGCACGCCCTCGCGGGTCCGTGCGCGGTCGCTGAAAATTTCGAGAATGAGGCCTGTCCGGTCGAGAATTTTGACCTTCCACGCCTTTTCGAGATTGCGCTGTTGGACGGGCGTCACCGGACCGTCAATCAACACCAGCTCCACCTCATTATCGCTGAGCAGCGTTGCAAGCTCCTCGACTTTGCCGGAGCCAAACAACATGCCGGGCTGCGCCTTTGGCAAGGGCACGACGGTCGCGCCGACGACATCGAGATCGGGCAAAGCGGCAGCAAGCGCCACGGCTTCTTCGAGCGCAGGCCCGCTATCACGCCGCGACCTGTCGTTCTTCAGCTCGGGATGCAGAACCCAGGCCCGTGTGACGGGCCTATCATGCTCCATTCCGGTTACTCTTCCCCATCATAGAGATTGATTGGCTGTGCCGGCATGATCGTGGAAATCGCGCTTTTATAGACCAATTGCGACTGCCCATCGCGGCGCAGCAACACGCAAAAGCTGTCAAACCAAGTGATGACGCCTTGCAACTTCACGCCATTGATCAAGAAAATTGTGACTGGAACTTTTATCTTCCGGACGTGATTCAAGAACGCATCCTGAAGGTTTTGTTTATCGGCAGCCATCGATTATCCCTTTATTCTTGTCGTCGTGGACCGGTCGCCCTCGTGCTGTAAGTATGTAGAAGCTATGGCGGAGTTTCCAGAGCAAAATTCAACCGATCAGCGACGCCAGAATTCCGGATTCAGCATCGCAATAATGGCAAGCGCTTCGAGACGCCCCAAGATCATTGCCAAGGAAAGCACAACCAATGCGGGATCAGGCAAGCCAGAGAATGCAATCGGCGCTTCGCCTGCGATCTCTGCCAGCGGGCCTGTATTGGACAGTACAGCAACGGTGAGCACCATGCCTGTCTCGAATTGGACACCGAAGAGCGAGAGCAGCACGATGGTGGCGGCGATGGAAAAGGCAAACAGCATGAAGAAGATCCACGCGACATATGCCCCCTCGCGCCGAATCCGGCGTGCGGTCTGCCCTGCGCCACCGATGGAATGGGGATGGACGAGGCGCTCCAACTCGCGCTGGCCATGTTTCATCAAAGCGTAAACCCGGAGGAGTTTGACCCCGCCTGCCGTGGTCGCGATACCGCCGCCGATGAGGGACAAGCCGACAAGAAGTAGCCCCGGTGTCGAGAGGCCGGACCAATCGGTCGCCCCGAGCCAATGGGCAGATTCGAAGCCGGTCGTCGTCAGAAACGAGGTGACGGTGAATAACCCGCCCCAGAACGCGAGAAAAATATTCGTGGCTTCTCCAGATGCCTCGGCATCGTAAGCGCCAAGGAAATGCCGCGCAAAAAGAGCGACCGAGACAAACCCTGCAAGAGAAAGCCCGAGCCGCAATTCGGAATCACGCCAAAAAGGGATGCGTTCCTCCGCAATAAGGCCACGGCTGTAAGTCAGGCGCGATAAGGCGAAGACAAAAAAAGCAAAGACCAGAACTTCACCTACCAGCCCTGACTCCGCGCGATAAAACCCGCCAACGGCAGAAATGCCAGAGGTGGATAAGGTCGACATCGCATGCACCAGTGCGGCTGTTGGGGCCTCACCGGCGATGAGAAGCGCGATCCAGAGCACGACCGTTAACGTTGCATAGAGCGGTGCGAGAGCAACACTTATCCGGCGCAAGCGGTCGGCGGGCGCGACGCGCTGCACGCCGCCAATTTCCGACCAATCTGACATCTCGGAAAACCGGTCACGAATTTCGAACCCACCGATCGACATTGGTGCAAAAATCGCCAGCGCGCAGATCCAGAACAGTAAACCACCCAGCCATGCGACAATGCCACGCCAGAGATGGATCGTGGAGGGCAAGAGCCAATAGGCATCGAAAACCGTTGCGCCTGTTGTCGTCAGGGCGGACACCATTTCGAACCACGCATCAAGGAAGGAGGCGTATTGCACCACCTCGTTCACTGGCACAGCCAAGACAGCGGGCAATACCACGAAGGCAGCCAGAAGCCCGACAAGCAAAGACGGCGCCTCCCGCGCGGGGCGGTAGTTTAAGGTGCTGATGACGAGAAGCCCTGTGAAGATGACGACCAAGAGGCCGGAGTAAAAGAACACCCGGCTTGTTTCGATGTCACCGATCGCAGCGCCATGAGCCGCGGGAACGAACATCGCCAGACCGCCGATGCCGATCAACACGACGAGGAATGGAAGCTCTGCAATCCGCGCGAACATTAGAAGTAGTCAATCGACACTTGCAGGAGGCGCTCAACCTCGGGAACATCACTTGCCATTGCGAAGATCGCGATGGAGTCGCCTTCGTCGATGCGCAGAGAGCCGGTTGGCTTCACGACCTTTCCGTCCTTCAGCACACCACCCAAGAGCACGCCTTCGGGAAAGGCGATATCGCGCAGTTTTTGCCCCGCGATGGGGCTGGTGCCGAGAACTTGCGCTTCGATCATTTCAGCCTCGGCATCACCGATGGAATAGACACCACGAACGCGCCCATGACGGATGTGGCGGAGGATGGAGCTGACGGTGGTGGCGCGCGGGTTGATGTAGGCGTCGATATCCAGCGGGCCCATTAATGGAACCAGAGTGGGATCGTTCGTGAGACAGATCGCCATCGGGCAGCCTTGCGACTTCGCCCGCACTGACGCCAGCATGTTGGTCTTATCGTCATCCGTAACCGCCAGAACCGCATCTGCGGACGAAACGTTCGCTTCCTCCAGAAGGGCGGCATCCAGACCATCGCCGTGGAGCACGATTGTCCGCTCAAGCGCGTCGGCGGCGCGTTCGGCTTGTGCGCGGTCACGCTCGACCATCTTTACGCGCACGCGGTCGGCGCGGCGCTCAAGGCGCTTGGCAACGGCGAGGCCCACATTGCCGCCACCGATAATCACCACACGCTCCTGTTTGGCTTGACGTTTACCAAAAATTTCCAATGTGCGGTTCAGGTCTTCGCGGTCGGTAAAGACATAACAGCTATCACCGGCAAATATCTGATCGCCCGCCTCGGGCGCGAAGAGCGTACCATCGCGGCGGATTCCGACGACGATTGCTTTCAGCGTCGAAAAGAGATCGGTCAACTGGCGCAGCGGTGTGTTGATTACAGGGCAGGTTTCATCAATGGTGATGCCGATAAGCTGGCCCTTGCCATCGAAGAAGTTCTCCGTATCGAACGCCGCAGGTGCTGCGAGGCGCTGCAAAGCGGCTTCGGCGACCTCTTTCTCAGGAGAGATCACCACGTCAATCGGCATGTGATCGCGGCGGTACAGATCGGAATAGATCGCGTCCAGATAGCCCTGCGCCCGCAGGCGGGCAATCTTGCGCTGGATCGAAAACACCGAATGCGCGACCTGACAGGTCACCATGTTCACTTCGTCGGAATGGGTGGCGGCGATGATCATATCCGCATCGCGGGCGCCGGCGCGGTCGAGCACGTTGGGGTAGCTGGCATGGCCCACGATGCCGTTCACATCCAATGTCTCGGATGCGCGGCGCACCAATTCGGGATTGTTGTCTACCACGGTGACGTCGTTACGCTCACCGGCAAGGTGACGCGCGATTTGCCAACCGACCTGCCCTGCGCCGCAGATGATGACCTTCATGATCCAAGACCCCGTCTGTCAGAGCAAAAGGCATGGCAGATGGCTGTTGTTGGGTCAATTCCAATGTGCATTTTAGCTGTCGTTACTATCGACGTGGGCCACGCGCGCGCCGGATTTGTTGGAGGTGACGACGCCAAGCGACTTCAGTTTGCGATGCAAGGCGGAGCGCTCCATTCCAACGAATGCGGCGGTACGGCTGATATTGCCGCCGAACCGATTGATCTGGGTAAGCAGATACTCCCGCTCGAACAGTTCTCGGGCCTCCCGCAACGGCAAAGTTGCCAGTGCGCCACCGAGAACGATCGGGCCTTCAGCATGATCGCCTGAAGGATCGTTTTGCGGCAATTCACGGGCCGAAATGGGGGACTCGCCATCGCCGAGGATCAGCACCCGTTCCATAAGGTTCTTCAATTGGCGCACGTTACCGGGCCAGTGCATCGTCTGCAAAAGGGCGCGGGCATCATCAGCCAGTTCGCGGATGGGGAGCCCTTGAGTCTCTGATAGCTCCTTTATGAAATGCTCCGAGAGAAGCGGGATGTCCTCTCTGCGTTCTTCAAGTGAAGGCACCGAAATGGGCACCACATTCAGCCGATGAAACAGTTCCTCGCGGAAGCGGCCCGATTGAATTTCGGCTGTTAAGTCCTTGTTTGTGCTTGAAACAAAGCGGATATCAACCTGAATTTTGTCACTGCTGCCAACCCGCTGGAAACGCTGGTCTACAAGAACGCGCAAAATTTTGGACTGCGTTCCGAGGGGCATATCCGCCACTTCATCTAGGTAGACGACTCCACCATTCGCCTGCTCAAGCATGCCCAACTCGACGGCGCCCTCCTCGCCCTCACGCCCGAAGAGAATGACCTCCATCTGCTCCGGTTCTATGCTGGCGCAATTGATCGTCACGAAGGGCGCAGAGGCGCGCGAGGAATTCTGGTGGATATAGCGGGCCGCAACCTCCTTGCCCGACCCTGCCCCGCCGGAGAGCATCACACGGCCGTTCGACTTGGTGACCTTGTCGAGCTGGATACGCATGGCCTTGAAAGCGGCGCTCTCACCGATCATCTGCGCGACAGGCTTATCTGCTTGCTTCAATTCCTTGTTTTCGCGCCGCAAACGCGAAGTTTCCATCGCGCGGCGGATGACGACGAGGAGCTGGTCGATATTGAAGGGCTTTTCGATGAAATCGTATGCGCCCTGCTTGATCGCTGCGACGGCAATTTCGATATTGCCGTGGCCTGAGATGATCACCACTGGCACCTCGGGGTGATCGCGTTTGACGCTTTTGAGGATGTCGATGCCGTCCATCCCGCTGTCCTTGAGCCAGATGTCGAGGATCATCAAAGCAGGCTTGCTCTTTTCAATCTCTGCCATGCATTCATCGGACGTCCCCGCAAGGCGTGTTGTGTAGCCCTCATCCTTGAGAATGTCCGAGATCAGTTCGCGAATATCACGTTCGTCATCAGTAATCAGAATATCGCCCATATCATCCTCATCCTTTTTCTTCACTGCCCGTGACGCTATTGGCTGCGGCTTCGAGTACTGGCAAAATCACAACGACCCGCGCGCCTGCGTGGCCGGTTCCATCGAAGGCCTCGGCGGTTTCCAGAACCAGAGTTCCGCCATGTTCCTCGATGATCTTCTTCACGATTGGCAAGCCGAGGCCGGTTCCCTTGTCGCGGGTGGTCACATAAGGCTCGAAAAGCTTTGCACGGTCCTCCGGCAGACCAATTCCGTTATCTTCGATCTGGATCCGTGCCGTGGCGCCATCGACCGTCAGGGAAACACGGATTTGCGGATCTACAGGAAGAGTAACAGACTTTTCTACCCTTGTTTCAATAGCTTCACCGGCATTCTTCAATAGATTTGTGAAGGCTTGAGTGATCATCGTCGCATCGATATCCGCCTCTATTTCTGCATCAGGCAGCGCGACAGTAAAGGCAACGTCGGGTTGCCCTGCCTCCTGTAGCGAGAGAACATCGGCGAGAACCGCGCGTAAATTATTGCGGATCCGATCGGGTTCCGGCATCCGCGCAAATTTTGAAAATTCATCAACAATGCGCCGCAAGTCATTGGTTTGCCTTACAATAACGTCGGTCATCTGAGCTAGATCAGCGCCATCATCGCCGAGCGCGGGCGTGAATTTGCGTTTGATCCGCTCGGCTGAAAGCTGGATCGGGGTGAGCGGGTTCTTGATCTCATGCGCAATCCTGCGCGCGACATCGCCCCAAGCGGCCAAGCGCTGTGCTGACACAAGGTTCGTGATGTCGTCAAAGGCGACGACATAGCCTTCCAGTTTGGCGTCGTCCCCGCGCCGCGTCGATAGCCGGACCAGAAGCGATTCCTGCTGACCGTTGCGGACCAAATTGATTTGATCTTGCACCACTTCGCGCCCTTCGGCGCGGAGACGGTCGAAGAGCGGGCCGAATTCAGGAACGGCAACAGAAAGCGCGTGTGTGCCATGATCATCTTTAGCGATATCAAGCAGACGCGTGGCGCTCTTGTTGACGAAAGCAATATCACCGGATGCATCAAGCCCAACCACACCGGAGGTGATGGAACTGAGAACAGAGTCGAACAAGCGCCCGCGCCGTTCGATCTGGCGGCTGTTTTCGACGAGACGGTCACGCTGCTCCCGCAATTGGGCCGTCATATCATTGAAGTTTTTGCCAAGAAGCGAAATCTCATCATCGCCGTCGTCTTCGATCACGCGGACGTTGAGATCCCCTGCACCGACCTGCTGCGAAGCCGTGACAAGGCGCCCAACGGGGCGCGAGAGACGCTCGGCAAACCACAGCCCAAGCCAAATGGCGGCGAGAATGAGGATCGCGGCAAAGCCAAGGTACAAGAGGCCAAACTCGAAGAGGAGACGCCCGCGATCCGCTTCAAGCTG is a genomic window containing:
- a CDS encoding TrkH family potassium uptake protein, coding for MFARIAELPFLVVLIGIGGLAMFVPAAHGAAIGDIETSRVFFYSGLLVVIFTGLLVISTLNYRPAREAPSLLVGLLAAFVVLPAVLAVPVNEVVQYASFLDAWFEMVSALTTTGATVFDAYWLLPSTIHLWRGIVAWLGGLLFWICALAIFAPMSIGGFEIRDRFSEMSDWSEIGGVQRVAPADRLRRISVALAPLYATLTVVLWIALLIAGEAPTAALVHAMSTLSTSGISAVGGFYRAESGLVGEVLVFAFFVFALSRLTYSRGLIAEERIPFWRDSELRLGLSLAGFVSVALFARHFLGAYDAEASGEATNIFLAFWGGLFTVTSFLTTTGFESAHWLGATDWSGLSTPGLLLVGLSLIGGGIATTAGGVKLLRVYALMKHGQRELERLVHPHSIGGAGQTARRIRREGAYVAWIFFMLFAFSIAATIVLLSLFGVQFETGMVLTVAVLSNTGPLAEIAGEAPIAFSGLPDPALVVLSLAMILGRLEALAIIAMLNPEFWRR
- the trkA gene encoding Trk system potassium transporter TrkA; translated protein: MKVIICGAGQVGWQIARHLAGERNDVTVVDNNPELVRRASETLDVNGIVGHASYPNVLDRAGARDADMIIAATHSDEVNMVTCQVAHSVFSIQRKIARLRAQGYLDAIYSDLYRRDHMPIDVVISPEKEVAEAALQRLAAPAAFDTENFFDGKGQLIGITIDETCPVINTPLRQLTDLFSTLKAIVVGIRRDGTLFAPEAGDQIFAGDSCYVFTDREDLNRTLEIFGKRQAKQERVVIIGGGNVGLAVAKRLERRADRVRVKMVERDRAQAERAADALERTIVLHGDGLDAALLEEANVSSADAVLAVTDDDKTNMLASVRAKSQGCPMAICLTNDPTLVPLMGPLDIDAYINPRATTVSSILRHIRHGRVRGVYSIGDAEAEMIEAQVLGTSPIAGQKLRDIAFPEGVLLGGVLKDGKVVKPTGSLRIDEGDSIAIFAMASDVPEVERLLQVSIDYF
- a CDS encoding sigma-54-dependent transcriptional regulator; translation: MGDILITDDERDIRELISDILKDEGYTTRLAGTSDECMAEIEKSKPALMILDIWLKDSGMDGIDILKSVKRDHPEVPVVIISGHGNIEIAVAAIKQGAYDFIEKPFNIDQLLVVIRRAMETSRLRRENKELKQADKPVAQMIGESAAFKAMRIQLDKVTKSNGRVMLSGGAGSGKEVAARYIHQNSSRASAPFVTINCASIEPEQMEVILFGREGEEGAVELGMLEQANGGVVYLDEVADMPLGTQSKILRVLVDQRFQRVGSSDKIQVDIRFVSSTNKDLTAEIQSGRFREELFHRLNVVPISVPSLEERREDIPLLSEHFIKELSETQGLPIRELADDARALLQTMHWPGNVRQLKNLMERVLILGDGESPISARELPQNDPSGDHAEGPIVLGGALATLPLREARELFEREYLLTQINRFGGNISRTAAFVGMERSALHRKLKSLGVVTSNKSGARVAHVDSNDS
- a CDS encoding ATP-binding protein, with protein sequence MTLSLVVLGPVLAGLTFIVLGPLDQGASALGLRLTLLADLVYVLLIAALVMQRVARMIAARRAKSAGSRLHLRLTGVFALLALIPTILVAVFATLSINIGLEGWFSDRVRNVLATSLRAAQAYEEEHRSELQRDGLALAAYLNTERQATFFMSDGEVRQALGRVQAQIERGLSEVFVLDGAGEITARGTRSYLFDYEPVTSAEIDTALREGILIIEDWENNEFRALIPLETFVDRFLFVSREVDGEILSLLDDTRETVGLYEQLEADRGRLLFEFGLLYLGFAAILILAAIWLGLWFAERLSRPVGRLVTASQQVGAGDLNVRVIEDDGDDEISLLGKNFNDMTAQLREQRDRLVENSRQIERRGRLFDSVLSSITSGVVGLDASGDIAFVNKSATRLLDIAKDDHGTHALSVAVPEFGPLFDRLRAEGREVVQDQINLVRNGQQESLLVRLSTRRGDDAKLEGYVVAFDDITNLVSAQRLAAWGDVARRIAHEIKNPLTPIQLSAERIKRKFTPALGDDGADLAQMTDVIVRQTNDLRRIVDEFSKFARMPEPDRIRNNLRAVLADVLSLQEAGQPDVAFTVALPDAEIEADIDATMITQAFTNLLKNAGEAIETRVEKSVTLPVDPQIRVSLTVDGATARIQIEDNGIGLPEDRAKLFEPYVTTRDKGTGLGLPIVKKIIEEHGGTLVLETAEAFDGTGHAGARVVVILPVLEAAANSVTGSEEKG